The following proteins come from a genomic window of Nitrosopumilaceae archaeon AB1(1):
- a CDS encoding reverse transcriptase-like protein has protein sequence MKTEIYVDGSGGNNSGYGYYVKSTGDTFYEKKPGITNNDAEYMAIISALEKFHGVDNLVIYSDSKNTIYQLNHDYAINAPNLRLLAQKAWSLIATCKNIELKWIPRKENLAGKMLGS, from the coding sequence ATGAAAACTGAGATATATGTAGATGGTTCTGGTGGTAACAATTCTGGGTATGGATATTATGTTAAAAGTACTGGTGATACCTTTTATGAAAAAAAACCTGGCATTACAAATAACGACGCAGAATACATGGCTATAATATCTGCACTAGAAAAATTTCACGGTGTCGACAATCTTGTAATTTATAGTGATTCTAAAAATACTATTTACCAACTAAATCATGATTATGCAATTAATGCTCCGAATCTACGATTACTTGCACAAAAAGCTTGGTCTCTAATTGCTACATGTAAAAATATTGAATTAAAATGGATACCGCGCAAAGAAAATCTTGCAGGTAAAATGTTGGGTAGTTGA
- a CDS encoding FG-GAP-like repeat-containing protein: protein MGQSQSYNGVRNITITNVNITADYIEVEITNSELYPLLTTINTITTIDNNNISLSDFDRFGSSIAYGNINNDSALDLVIGSPYSDVGGSNSGSIHVVLSQSQSNTFAIDSTVTIDSSSIFSSANSSLFGDSIVNIGDIDGNGIDEFLVGSPEFNVTGAAHILFFNKDASINHTVTINNDTMNGPNLSRNDYFGGAVANIGDLNNDGFSDPVIGADETSGLGALYVFFMNGSSILSNYRIDNSTVNTLDLSINGYFGSSVTTMGDLNQDGIVDLAVGSVNDGTAVPNSGSVYILFMNNNGFVKSTAKITDSTPNGPQLSFSDWFGRSLVNVGDLNGDGINDLAVGAVNSIIIANSFDLSGIVYVLFLDTDGSVKSSTILSPSHTHEEYSHFGKSMAILNIDNTGVEIAIGANGGDIGGMSRGSVYILNITKIPFLKSTITLSSNVTSNSLVQLIITFDKQPFGFDQSDILITNGMINSFIKLNDTTFAVDILPISINDAVFLHVIENSSTDGDGYNNIESNNFTITYDTIPPIATLTLNFSNIVNKSYVDIIVNFSKPVFNFTNSSISIINANITNITTINSQQFVLTILPSSTGNVYVFIIANSTTSRFGVTNNASNIVTFFHDSEPPTIDNVILDEGIGVLSITFSETLTPFVNQSRLFISEFNSSNQISLSNTNTSIVNSTLTFYLNETRRQNIISLDTPQLDLLSATVQDLTGNFINTILDYNFTLIIPDTISPVVIINTTSTNFTSNYPITLDILFSETLSNSTFMPTVLNATFEFISNTTLSLTPTIRNGTIMVVIPAGIVQDTSNNSNLEYVFTIIYVASVIPSITSPSNPSSNSTTWFVSSSDNAVNTTWQWFTTDINNNCAFVSSNNINQYDENSVLIFTSNTLNTQKVCFSLTDDNNLTTFHESESIIPSPNIIINTNNSIILSETDSFLDIQVRPDTINHTIQYNTSAQNTTLAGFNFISNVSDTVNTLVGLSLFSSTNVTVPSSFWNGTFNLPKIVDVIIPSITSNVTINNIINTTTLTFADIFAVSMGADSSTLNFSQPVKLVFNTTAQNLSVFNQQSNQNPQLINHVCQSNDINSVHTFLTTNQIQECYILSNTGITIWTLHATNFGYYTLVSDTLLTTIPQITPTPATSAIPISSSGGGGGGGGGGGGSSSANVLNSGITGDFSIYKVTWDIIDNNRILQIFTKQDSNILPSVSVRSSSLGVQSATLVSGKIGDSTLTFEVSLDLKDIFVSITADNVVGRQVLSIRKTITLTENPDEIIFDNPPTKLPSPPTKLPSPPAKLPSPPAPPIISQSKPIMIKNSSSTLIDDFVDTLIIKKGNIVLSDITSRKSLYDNFALVYHGISDQYVTTLLIQSDNRIIALLQISHTDELINSARAVSLVDSITIQSSNHALKSIDGPTSIDVSSGLDSNPLKMRHQDDTSKLILSDPISEFLDSITIHNLNTQKQPTKYFILQNYIITDNTFTIIGFSDRTDTNDSNNDVNIIFEFVSNNDSINRVRAVQLGGDKIMINDVPLDSTPELNVTYP from the coding sequence TTGGGACAATCTCAATCATATAATGGTGTTAGAAATATTACAATTACTAATGTAAATATTACTGCTGATTATATCGAAGTCGAAATTACCAATTCTGAATTATATCCTCTTCTTACTACTATAAACACGATAACAACAATTGATAATAATAATATCTCTCTTTCTGATTTTGATAGATTTGGCTCTTCCATTGCATATGGTAATATTAATAATGATTCTGCACTAGATTTAGTGATAGGATCGCCATATAGTGATGTAGGTGGATCTAATTCTGGTTCAATACATGTTGTTTTATCTCAATCACAATCTAATACATTTGCAATAGATTCCACTGTCACAATTGATAGTAGTAGTATATTTAGTTCTGCGAATTCTTCATTATTTGGAGATTCTATAGTGAACATAGGTGATATTGATGGTAATGGTATTGACGAATTTTTAGTTGGTTCCCCTGAATTTAACGTTACAGGAGCTGCCCATATTCTTTTTTTCAACAAGGATGCTAGTATTAATCATACAGTGACTATTAATAATGATACTATGAATGGACCCAATCTGTCTCGTAATGATTATTTTGGTGGAGCTGTTGCAAATATTGGTGATCTAAATAATGATGGATTCTCTGATCCTGTTATTGGAGCTGATGAAACCTCTGGACTTGGAGCACTGTATGTCTTTTTTATGAATGGTAGTAGTATACTTTCTAATTATAGAATTGATAATAGTACTGTTAACACATTAGATCTTAGTATTAATGGTTATTTTGGTTCATCAGTAACTACAATGGGTGATCTCAATCAAGATGGAATTGTTGATCTGGCAGTCGGCTCTGTTAATGATGGTACTGCAGTACCTAACTCTGGGTCAGTCTATATTCTATTTATGAATAATAATGGATTTGTCAAATCCACTGCTAAAATCACTGATTCCACCCCTAATGGTCCTCAATTGTCCTTTAGTGACTGGTTTGGACGTTCTTTAGTGAATGTTGGTGATCTAAATGGTGATGGTATAAATGATTTAGCCGTTGGAGCAGTAAATAGCATAATAATAGCTAATTCTTTTGATTTATCTGGAATTGTATATGTCTTATTTTTAGACACTGATGGAAGTGTGAAATCCTCTACAATATTATCTCCATCTCACACTCATGAAGAATATTCTCACTTTGGTAAATCCATGGCTATTTTGAATATTGATAATACTGGTGTAGAAATTGCTATAGGTGCAAATGGAGGTGATATTGGTGGTATGAGTAGAGGCTCTGTCTACATATTGAATATAACAAAAATCCCTTTTCTTAAATCTACAATTACATTATCTTCAAATGTAACCTCTAATTCACTTGTACAACTAATCATTACATTCGATAAACAACCATTTGGATTTGATCAATCAGATATTTTAATCACAAATGGAATGATCAACTCTTTTATTAAACTCAATGATACTACATTTGCTGTTGACATTTTACCAATATCAATTAATGATGCCGTATTTTTACATGTAATTGAAAATAGTTCAACTGATGGTGATGGATACAATAACATTGAATCAAATAATTTTACAATAACTTATGATACGATTCCACCTATTGCAACCTTGACATTAAATTTTTCCAACATTGTCAACAAATCCTATGTGGATATAATAGTTAATTTTTCTAAACCTGTATTTAATTTTACAAATTCATCTATTTCAATTATCAATGCAAATATTACAAATATTACCACCATAAATTCTCAACAATTCGTTCTAACAATTTTACCATCTAGTACTGGTAATGTCTATGTTTTTATCATCGCAAATTCTACCACATCTCGTTTTGGAGTCACAAATAACGCATCAAATATAGTTACTTTCTTTCATGATTCAGAACCACCAACCATTGATAATGTGATTCTTGATGAGGGAATTGGTGTATTGAGTATTACCTTTAGTGAAACATTAACTCCGTTTGTGAATCAATCTAGATTATTCATTAGTGAATTTAATTCATCAAATCAGATATCATTATCCAATACTAATACTAGTATTGTAAATTCAACATTGACATTCTACTTGAATGAGACTCGGCGACAGAATATAATTTCACTTGATACTCCACAATTGGATCTATTGAGTGCTACAGTGCAAGACCTAACGGGAAATTTTATCAATACAATATTAGATTATAATTTCACTCTAATAATTCCAGATACTATATCACCTGTTGTAATTATTAATACCACATCGACAAATTTTACTAGCAACTATCCAATTACACTTGATATATTATTCAGTGAGACTTTGTCTAATTCTACTTTTATGCCAACAGTACTAAATGCAACTTTTGAATTTATCTCAAACACTACACTATCTCTAACTCCAACTATACGTAATGGAACTATTATGGTAGTGATTCCGGCAGGCATTGTTCAAGATACATCGAACAATTCTAATCTTGAATATGTATTTACTATAATTTATGTCGCTAGTGTGATTCCTAGTATAACTAGCCCATCGAATCCTTCTTCCAACTCTACCACTTGGTTTGTCTCTTCATCTGATAATGCTGTAAATACTACTTGGCAGTGGTTTACCACAGATATAAATAACAATTGTGCATTTGTATCGTCAAATAATATCAATCAATATGATGAAAATTCTGTATTGATATTTACATCCAATACACTCAATACTCAAAAAGTTTGTTTCTCTCTTACTGATGATAATAATCTAACCACATTTCATGAATCCGAGTCGATTATTCCTAGTCCAAATATCATAATAAACACAAATAATTCTATAATACTGTCAGAGACTGATTCATTTTTAGACATTCAGGTAAGACCAGACACCATAAATCATACGATTCAATATAATACATCTGCCCAAAACACTACTCTTGCCGGTTTTAATTTCATATCTAATGTATCTGACACTGTAAATACTTTGGTTGGTTTAAGTCTATTTTCATCTACCAATGTGACTGTCCCTTCTAGTTTTTGGAATGGAACTTTTAATCTTCCAAAGATTGTGGATGTAATAATTCCTAGTATTACCTCTAATGTTACTATAAATAATATAATAAATACAACCACATTGACCTTTGCAGATATATTTGCAGTCAGTATGGGGGCAGATTCCAGCACACTTAATTTCTCACAACCTGTAAAACTTGTATTCAACACTACTGCTCAAAATTTAAGCGTATTTAATCAACAATCAAATCAAAATCCACAATTAATTAATCACGTCTGTCAATCAAACGATATCAATTCTGTACATACATTTCTAACTACCAATCAAATTCAAGAGTGTTATATTTTATCTAATACTGGGATTACAATATGGACTCTACATGCTACTAATTTTGGATATTATACACTAGTATCTGATACATTACTTACAACAATACCTCAAATTACACCTACTCCTGCCACATCTGCCATTCCTATATCTAGTAGTGGTGGAGGCGGAGGCGGAGGCGGAGGTGGCGGTGGTAGTAGTAGTGCAAATGTGTTAAATTCTGGTATCACTGGAGATTTTAGTATTTACAAAGTGACATGGGATATAATAGATAATAATCGAATATTACAAATATTTACAAAACAGGATTCAAATATCTTGCCTAGTGTATCTGTTCGTAGTTCTAGTTTGGGTGTTCAAAGTGCAACACTAGTATCTGGTAAGATCGGTGATTCTACTCTTACATTTGAGGTATCCCTTGATCTTAAAGATATTTTTGTCTCAATCACGGCTGATAATGTGGTTGGCAGACAAGTATTGAGTATAAGAAAAACAATCACACTCACTGAAAACCCTGATGAAATAATCTTTGATAATCCTCCTACCAAATTACCATCTCCTCCTACCAAATTACCATCTCCTCCTGCCAAATTACCATCTCCTCCTGCACCTCCAATCATATCTCAATCTAAACCAATCATGATTAAAAATTCCTCTTCTACTCTGATTGATGACTTTGTTGACACACTAATCATTAAGAAAGGTAATATCGTTCTATCTGATATCACATCACGAAAATCATTGTATGATAATTTTGCATTAGTTTATCATGGAATATCTGATCAATATGTCACAACTCTTTTGATACAGTCTGATAATCGTATTATAGCATTGCTTCAGATATCCCACACTGATGAGCTAATAAATTCTGCAAGAGCTGTATCTTTGGTTGATAGTATCACCATACAATCATCTAATCACGCACTAAAATCCATAGATGGACCTACTAGTATTGATGTGTCCTCTGGTCTAGACTCTAATCCTCTCAAGATGCGACATCAGGATGATACCTCGAAACTCATACTGTCTGATCCAATATCTGAATTTTTAGATTCTATTACTATACATAATTTAAACACTCAGAAGCAACCTACAAAATATTTTATTTTACAAAATTATATCATCACAGATAATACATTTACCATAATTGGATTCTCTGATAGAACAGATACGAATGATTCCAATAATGATGTTAATATCATTTTTGAATTTGTATCTAACAATGATTCCATAAATAGAGTTCGAGCAGTTCAATTGGGTGGTGATAAAATTATGATTAATGATGTACCTTTGGACTCAACTCCTGAATTAAATGTTACATACCCATAA
- the gltX gene encoding glutamate--tRNA ligase, whose translation MTTDDLTGEIQKLALQNALEHDGKTSEKIILAKILGQMPEMRGKIKEIMPEIASVVQKVNNSTKESQRFDVQRLFPELLEKSKKTHSPQKPLLAPLENAIDGKVVTRFPPEPNGYPHIGHAKAAIINEEYAKMYNGKLILRFDDTNPRAERLEYYAAIKVGLDWLNIKYNSVKNTSDDMELMYEKGKNMMELNRAYVCTCKQENIKNNRMNRIACKCSKRDQDLEDWDMMFTKIKPGKGIVRFRGDMNSDNTVMRDPVLFRIVDEKHPLVGDKYRVWPSYDFAVAIEDSADGITHAFRTKEYELRNELYYTILDILEMRKPIMSEFSRLEFDGMPVSKRILRPLIEDGKVSWYDDPRLPTLEALRRRGMRPEGIRKFIASLGLTKADTLAPFDALESFNRKHVDKTSIRLFMVTEPVLIKISGSPEKIEISNHPTGDMGKRTVEVGGQVYLAKEDLQNIAPGTQIRLIGLGNISINKISDHVTAEYVGDTKDSSVIKVQWVPKMNSHKIKVIIPKILFINDSFNEDSLEEKYAYTEPEFLNLEEGSEIQFVRFGYCRKDSQNQVIFTHK comes from the coding sequence ATGACCACAGATGATTTAACAGGCGAAATTCAAAAATTAGCACTACAAAATGCACTAGAACATGATGGTAAGACTAGTGAGAAAATAATACTAGCAAAAATTCTCGGACAGATGCCAGAGATGAGAGGTAAAATTAAAGAAATTATGCCAGAGATTGCAAGTGTGGTTCAAAAAGTGAATAATTCCACTAAAGAATCACAGAGATTCGATGTGCAAAGACTATTTCCAGAATTGCTGGAAAAATCAAAAAAAACACACTCTCCTCAAAAACCTCTACTAGCACCATTAGAGAATGCTATAGATGGCAAAGTAGTTACACGATTCCCACCTGAACCAAATGGTTATCCACACATTGGACATGCAAAGGCGGCAATAATTAATGAAGAGTATGCTAAAATGTATAATGGAAAATTAATTTTACGATTTGATGACACAAATCCACGGGCCGAACGATTAGAATATTACGCTGCGATCAAAGTAGGATTAGATTGGCTCAACATCAAATATAATTCAGTAAAGAATACGTCAGACGATATGGAATTGATGTATGAGAAGGGTAAAAATATGATGGAATTGAATCGGGCTTATGTGTGTACTTGCAAACAAGAAAATATTAAAAATAATAGAATGAATCGTATAGCTTGTAAATGTAGTAAAAGAGATCAAGATTTAGAAGATTGGGATATGATGTTTACCAAGATCAAGCCAGGTAAAGGAATAGTTCGATTCAGGGGAGATATGAATTCGGATAATACTGTAATGCGAGATCCCGTACTATTTAGAATAGTTGATGAGAAACACCCACTTGTTGGAGACAAGTATAGGGTTTGGCCAAGTTATGATTTTGCAGTTGCAATAGAGGATAGTGCAGATGGTATAACACATGCATTTAGAACCAAAGAGTATGAGCTTCGAAATGAATTATACTATACAATTTTAGACATACTAGAGATGCGCAAACCAATAATGTCCGAATTTTCTAGACTCGAGTTTGATGGAATGCCCGTATCAAAACGCATTCTAAGACCACTAATTGAGGACGGAAAGGTATCTTGGTATGATGATCCACGTCTACCCACACTAGAGGCACTTCGAAGACGTGGTATGAGACCAGAGGGAATAAGAAAGTTCATAGCATCACTTGGACTGACTAAAGCTGACACATTAGCACCATTTGACGCACTAGAGTCGTTTAATCGCAAGCACGTAGATAAGACAAGTATTAGACTATTCATGGTTACAGAGCCGGTGTTGATAAAAATTAGTGGCTCTCCAGAAAAAATAGAGATTTCAAATCACCCAACCGGCGACATGGGAAAACGTACAGTAGAGGTTGGTGGGCAGGTATATCTTGCAAAAGAGGATTTACAAAATATAGCCCCAGGTACACAGATACGACTAATCGGATTAGGCAACATTAGTATAAACAAGATATCAGATCATGTGACAGCAGAGTATGTAGGGGATACAAAAGACTCGTCTGTGATCAAGGTACAATGGGTTCCAAAGATGAATAGCCACAAGATCAAAGTAATCATTCCAAAGATATTATTCATTAATGATTCATTTAATGAGGATAGTTTGGAGGAGAAATACGCATATACAGAACCAGAGTTTCTTAATTTAGAGGAGGGTTCTGAAATTCAATTTGTAAGATTTGGTTATTGTAGAAAAGATTCTCAGAATCAAGTGATTTTTACACACAAGTGA
- the mvk gene encoding mevalonate kinase, with amino-acid sequence MKSVASAPCKTILFGEHFVMYDTSAILCAIDKRITVRCETIKEKDLKIKSNIGTITTSLDDSIDNKFKPLLYIVKHVLKINGFEGGVSMDIDSPIPAGVGLGSSSACFVAAARAVLNLFDKSSIQKVIDLAVQAEKTIFSSVSGADTTISAIGGIIDYDKTHTKIDSRLNFSLVIANSNETHSTNDVVNHVAEFAKQDATKFSNLCKREAKIIQEAKNGIIDADIHKVGRCMSENQECLQEIGVSNDTLDHMIRLAERESYGAKITGAGKGGCIIAITDQTNVRQTMEILEKNSFECFSTKITTKGLDNI; translated from the coding sequence GTGAAATCTGTAGCATCGGCTCCGTGTAAAACAATATTATTTGGTGAGCATTTTGTCATGTATGATACAAGTGCAATTTTATGTGCAATTGACAAGAGAATTACAGTCAGATGTGAGACGATCAAGGAAAAAGATTTAAAGATCAAGTCCAATATTGGTACAATTACAACAAGTTTAGATGATTCTATAGATAATAAATTCAAACCACTACTCTACATTGTAAAACATGTATTAAAAATAAATGGATTCGAGGGCGGAGTCTCCATGGATATAGACTCGCCGATACCGGCAGGTGTAGGTTTAGGCTCATCTTCGGCATGTTTTGTAGCAGCGGCAAGAGCAGTATTGAATCTATTTGATAAATCTAGTATACAAAAAGTAATAGACTTGGCAGTACAGGCAGAGAAGACAATATTCTCAAGTGTGTCAGGGGCAGATACTACAATATCTGCTATTGGAGGAATAATAGATTATGATAAGACACATACCAAAATTGATTCACGATTGAATTTTTCTCTGGTAATTGCAAACTCTAATGAAACACACTCTACAAACGATGTGGTGAATCATGTTGCAGAATTCGCCAAACAAGATGCCACCAAATTTTCAAATTTATGTAAAAGAGAGGCAAAAATAATTCAAGAAGCAAAAAATGGAATAATAGATGCAGATATTCACAAAGTAGGAAGATGTATGTCAGAGAATCAAGAATGTCTCCAAGAGATAGGAGTATCAAATGATACACTAGACCACATGATTAGGCTTGCAGAAAGAGAATCATATGGTGCAAAAATCACAGGTGCAGGCAAGGGCGGATGTATCATAGCTATTACAGATCAAACTAATGTAAGGCAGACCATGGAGATTTTAGAGAAGAACAGCTTTGAGTGTTTTTCTACAAAAATAACTACAAAGGGACTGGATAATATTTAA
- a CDS encoding NUDIX domain-containing protein, with product MTEYLILVNKKDEPVGMEEKVKCHLPNGKLHRAFTALIFDESSRLLLGKRDGGKMLWPNCWDGTFASHPRKDEGYSDAAVRRMPEEVGIKCDVDYAFKFEYHVPYKDVGSENEICGTLVGQIDSQIPLSLVEKEISETRWISAEQLIQELKQSSKEFCPWMLIALYLLPKVNPQIITKHKLDGWLMKDTLDIIYNATKIHLADEKWRLV from the coding sequence ATGACAGAGTATTTAATACTTGTAAATAAAAAAGATGAGCCTGTTGGTATGGAGGAGAAGGTAAAATGCCATCTTCCAAATGGTAAATTACACAGGGCATTTACAGCCCTCATATTTGATGAATCTTCTCGTCTGCTTCTTGGAAAAAGAGATGGGGGAAAGATGCTTTGGCCCAATTGCTGGGATGGAACATTTGCAAGTCATCCAAGAAAAGATGAAGGATATTCGGATGCAGCTGTACGTAGAATGCCCGAAGAGGTTGGAATAAAGTGCGATGTGGATTACGCCTTCAAGTTTGAATATCACGTGCCTTACAAGGATGTTGGCTCGGAAAATGAAATATGTGGTACACTAGTTGGACAAATAGATTCACAGATACCGTTGAGTCTTGTAGAGAAAGAAATCAGTGAGACAAGATGGATATCTGCTGAACAATTAATACAAGAATTAAAACAATCCTCAAAAGAATTTTGTCCATGGATGTTAATAGCATTATACCTTTTACCAAAAGTAAATCCACAAATCATTACAAAGCATAAACTAGATGGATGGTTGATGAAAGATACTCTTGATATAATATATAATGCTACAAAGATTCATCTTGCAGATGAAAAGTGGAGATTGGTATGA
- a CDS encoding polyprenyl synthetase family protein has protein sequence MKSNDTINKNILSSLGGRPKDLYAAASHLIEHGGKRLRPHMVLDSCKMLGGRTNNAMYAATAIEMIHNFTLIHDDMMDNDELRHGVPTVHNKFGMPVAILSGDVLYSKAFEVISHKNLTVNMSTSLVRVLARACIEVCEGQMLDIQMAEYKKIPSQKEYIIMIQKKTSALFEASCAMGAICANAKSNDVKNLASFGKNLGIAFQITDDLIGVVGDSKITKKPVGNDLREGKKSLPIVLAIRMAKGNDKKTILKAFGNKKASKIMISKAVQTIIHLGVEEQVRKTANQYANRAKRSLNSYSGKSHADLLSLLDFIVERSK, from the coding sequence ATGAAGAGTAATGATACCATTAATAAAAATATCTTGTCTTCACTTGGTGGAAGACCAAAGGATTTGTATGCAGCTGCATCTCATTTAATAGAACACGGAGGAAAGCGTTTGAGACCTCACATGGTACTAGATAGTTGTAAGATGCTTGGCGGTCGTACAAATAATGCAATGTATGCAGCTACTGCCATAGAGATGATACACAATTTTACTCTAATTCATGATGATATGATGGACAATGATGAACTGCGTCATGGTGTGCCTACGGTACACAACAAATTTGGAATGCCAGTTGCCATATTATCTGGAGATGTTTTATACTCTAAAGCATTTGAGGTGATTTCTCACAAAAATTTAACCGTAAATATGTCAACTAGTCTAGTTCGAGTCTTGGCACGTGCGTGTATTGAGGTTTGTGAAGGGCAAATGCTGGATATTCAAATGGCAGAATATAAAAAAATTCCATCACAAAAAGAGTATATAATAATGATCCAGAAAAAAACATCTGCATTGTTTGAGGCGTCTTGTGCAATGGGTGCTATTTGTGCAAATGCAAAGAGTAATGATGTAAAAAATCTTGCCTCATTTGGGAAAAATCTAGGAATTGCATTTCAAATTACAGATGATTTGATTGGAGTTGTAGGGGATTCTAAAATAACAAAAAAACCTGTAGGAAATGATCTACGTGAGGGTAAAAAATCACTACCAATTGTACTTGCAATAAGAATGGCAAAGGGAAATGATAAAAAAACTATTCTAAAGGCATTTGGAAATAAAAAAGCAAGTAAAATAATGATAAGCAAGGCTGTACAGACAATTATACATCTAGGTGTAGAAGAACAAGTTAGAAAAACTGCAAATCAATATGCAAATAGAGCAAAGAGATCATTAAATTCCTATTCAGGCAAGTCTCATGCAGACCTTTTGTCACTTTTAGATTTTATAGTAGAGAGAAGTAAATGA
- a CDS encoding fumarylacetoacetate hydrolase family protein yields MKICRIKNDKLETYGIVVGDYILTKSQIVDETGIPIPDNIKDFMFDGWYNEIKDKISDITEKTRLDKYTILAPIANPSKIICVAFNYTDHASDQNMIPPDDPAIVIKPKTTLTGTNSDLVCPKFARKLDYEIELGVIIGEMCKSIDAIRAKEVIFGYTIMNDASSREIQFGDGQFTRGKGFDTFAPCGPYITTADEIIDPDMLSMKTFVNGDIRQNSSTSKAHIKTYDMISKLSQVMTLERGDIISTGTPTGVALNNPNVEFLKHGDKIRMEIQDLGILENIVKII; encoded by the coding sequence ATGAAAATTTGTAGAATAAAAAATGACAAACTAGAGACGTATGGGATAGTAGTTGGGGATTATATCTTAACAAAGAGTCAGATAGTAGATGAGACAGGAATACCAATTCCAGATAATATAAAGGACTTTATGTTTGATGGTTGGTACAATGAAATTAAAGACAAGATTTCAGATATAACAGAGAAGACTAGATTAGACAAATACACAATACTTGCCCCTATTGCAAACCCTTCAAAAATTATTTGTGTTGCATTTAATTACACAGATCATGCATCTGATCAAAATATGATACCACCAGATGATCCTGCCATAGTGATAAAACCTAAAACCACACTCACGGGTACAAATTCAGATTTAGTATGTCCAAAATTTGCCAGAAAATTAGATTATGAGATTGAACTTGGAGTGATAATTGGGGAGATGTGCAAGAGCATCGATGCCATCAGAGCAAAGGAGGTAATATTTGGATATACGATAATGAATGATGCATCCTCTAGAGAAATTCAATTTGGCGATGGGCAGTTTACACGTGGTAAAGGTTTCGATACATTTGCCCCTTGTGGTCCATACATTACAACGGCAGATGAAATTATAGATCCAGATATGTTGAGTATGAAGACGTTTGTGAATGGAGACATTAGGCAAAACTCTTCCACAAGCAAAGCACATATCAAAACATACGATATGATATCTAAACTAAGTCAAGTGATGACTTTGGAGAGAGGAGATATCATATCTACAGGTACTCCAACAGGAGTTGCATTGAATAATCCAAATGTAGAATTTTTAAAACACGGTGATAAAATTAGAATGGAGATTCAAGATTTAGGAATACTAGAGAATATAGTAAAAATAATTTAA
- a CDS encoding isopentenyl phosphate kinase → MILLKLGGSIITDKNRPITVRRKVVDNLGKTISKISEPVIIIHGGGSFGHYWSVKYNMHTKPSTTKSIGVARVRESMISLNDTITKSFIKSKLPIYSIPPSVFMIGNKPIVSKIKEILQYTPKMIPMTYGDALLYDKNRYYILSGDVIMSIFAKILKPRLVIFTTNVDGLYSDLKTKKIFSVVKNDTKGIITDNPKDVTGGMVRKVAEAKKISKMKYDTFFINGNKPQRILDVINGKKFVGTKFEGKK, encoded by the coding sequence ATGATTCTACTCAAACTAGGTGGCTCGATAATTACTGATAAAAATAGACCAATCACTGTCCGTCGTAAAGTTGTTGATAATTTAGGCAAAACAATTTCCAAGATTTCAGAACCAGTAATAATAATTCACGGTGGGGGTTCATTTGGACATTATTGGTCTGTAAAGTATAACATGCATACAAAACCATCAACTACAAAAAGTATCGGAGTTGCACGTGTAAGAGAATCTATGATTTCACTAAATGATACCATTACAAAATCATTCATAAAATCAAAACTTCCAATATACTCTATTCCGCCAAGTGTGTTTATGATTGGAAATAAACCAATAGTATCAAAGATCAAAGAAATTCTACAATACACTCCAAAGATGATACCGATGACATACGGTGACGCGCTATTGTATGATAAAAATAGATATTATATCCTATCAGGCGATGTCATTATGAGTATATTTGCCAAAATTCTAAAACCAAGACTAGTAATATTCACAACAAACGTAGATGGCCTATACTCAGATTTGAAGACAAAAAAAATATTCAGTGTTGTAAAAAATGATACAAAAGGTATCATTACAGATAACCCAAAAGATGTAACAGGTGGAATGGTGCGAAAAGTAGCAGAAGCGAAAAAAATCTCTAAAATGAAATATGATACATTTTTTATTAATGGGAATAAACCACAAAGAATATTGGATGTAATTAATGGTAAAAAATTTGTGGGTACAAAATTTGAGGGTAAAAAATGA